The following proteins are co-located in the Flectobacillus major DSM 103 genome:
- a CDS encoding polyprenyl synthetase family protein produces MTTKYFVQALEEEFKQQQYGNNPVELYEPIRYLMSLGGKRMRPLMTLMATALFTDDWQKAVKPATAVEVFHNFTLMHDDIMDNAPLRRGKPTVHAKWNNNTAILSGDVMLVQAYELMMYVEDTQLRKALVRFNKTAAEVCEGQQLDMNFETRDNVTEAEYIEMIKLKTSVLLGFALELGGIIGGASEKSCAHLYDMGICIGLGFQLKDDLLDVYGDPEKFGKQVGGDIISNKKTFMLIEAIDKATGQTQQDLNRWLEAKTFDPIEKVNAVRVIYDQLGIRQLAEAKINDYFDKAFDLLNTLKVEEERKATLRAFAEILIDREV; encoded by the coding sequence ATGACTACAAAATATTTCGTTCAAGCTTTAGAAGAAGAGTTTAAGCAACAACAGTACGGTAATAATCCCGTTGAATTATATGAGCCTATCAGGTATTTGATGTCACTTGGAGGGAAGCGGATGCGGCCACTTATGACACTCATGGCCACTGCTTTATTTACCGACGATTGGCAAAAGGCCGTAAAACCTGCTACTGCTGTAGAGGTTTTTCACAATTTTACCTTGATGCACGACGATATTATGGATAATGCCCCTTTGCGAAGAGGAAAACCTACTGTGCATGCCAAATGGAACAACAATACGGCTATTCTTTCGGGCGATGTAATGCTTGTGCAAGCTTACGAGCTGATGATGTACGTGGAAGACACTCAGTTGCGAAAAGCTTTGGTGAGGTTTAATAAAACAGCAGCAGAGGTTTGTGAAGGCCAACAACTGGACATGAATTTTGAGACCAGAGATAACGTTACTGAGGCCGAATATATCGAGATGATTAAGCTAAAAACATCAGTATTACTTGGCTTTGCCCTCGAACTGGGCGGTATTATTGGAGGGGCTAGCGAAAAATCGTGTGCCCATTTGTACGATATGGGTATTTGTATTGGGTTAGGGTTTCAACTAAAAGATGATTTGTTAGATGTATATGGTGACCCCGAAAAGTTTGGTAAGCAAGTAGGAGGGGATATTATTTCTAACAAAAAAACCTTTATGCTTATCGAAGCTATCGACAAAGCTACAGGCCAAACTCAGCAAGACCTCAACAGATGGCTCGAAGCCAAAACTTTTGACCCTATCGAAAAAGTTAATGCTGTTAGAGTAATTTATGACCAATTGGGCATTCGGCAATTGGCCGAAGCAAAAATTAATGATTATTTCGACAAGGCTTTTGACTTACTCAATACCCTCAAAGTGGAAGAGGAAAGAAAAGCTACTTTAAGAGCTTTTGCAGAGATATTGATAGATAGAGAAGTTTAA
- a CDS encoding 3'-5' exonuclease: MLTHQLNLRKPLAFFDLETTGVNVIKDRIVEISIAKANIDGSVTIKTRRVNPGIPIPLESSLVHGIYDEDIKDEPTFKQIAKSMAQFLEGCDLAGFNSNRFDVPILVEEFLRNDVEFDVKNRRLIDAQRIFHMMEPRNLSAAYRFYCNKELIDAHSAEADTIATLEILNAQIKKYAGVVIKNEKGEDFEPIKNDMDALHELTASKLVDFAQRIVFNREGIEVINFGKHAGKPVLQVLKDEPSYYDWIMKGDFPLDTKRKLTEIKLRAFNNR, encoded by the coding sequence ATGCTCACACATCAATTGAATCTTCGCAAACCACTCGCCTTTTTCGACTTAGAAACAACAGGCGTGAATGTTATTAAAGATCGTATCGTAGAAATTAGTATTGCCAAAGCCAATATTGATGGAAGCGTTACGATAAAGACTCGTCGTGTCAATCCAGGAATACCAATTCCATTAGAATCGTCGCTGGTTCATGGAATTTATGATGAGGATATCAAAGACGAACCCACCTTCAAGCAAATTGCAAAATCTATGGCTCAGTTTTTGGAAGGCTGTGATTTGGCAGGCTTCAACTCCAATCGTTTTGATGTTCCGATTTTGGTCGAGGAATTTTTGAGAAACGATGTTGAGTTTGATGTAAAAAACCGTCGTTTGATTGACGCTCAACGGATTTTTCACATGATGGAGCCTCGCAACTTGTCGGCGGCATATCGTTTTTACTGCAATAAAGAATTGATCGACGCCCATTCGGCCGAAGCAGATACTATTGCAACGTTGGAGATACTAAATGCCCAAATCAAAAAATATGCGGGAGTTGTTATAAAAAATGAGAAAGGCGAAGATTTTGAGCCTATCAAAAACGACATGGATGCCCTTCATGAATTGACGGCCTCAAAGCTAGTAGATTTTGCCCAACGCATTGTTTTTAACCGTGAAGGCATCGAGGTTATCAACTTTGGAAAACACGCAGGAAAACCAGTTTTGCAGGTATTGAAAGACGAGCCATCTTATTATGATTGGATTATGAAAGGTGATTTTCCACTCGATACCAAACGCAAACTTACCGAAATAAAGCTTAGAGCATTTAACAATAGATAG
- the nuoK gene encoding NADH-quinone oxidoreductase subunit NuoK, which yields MQQIPDVIRQIPLNYYVWFSTALFCIGIIGVLTRRNAIIIFMSVELMLNAANLLLAAFSSYKADPSGQVFVFFIMAVAAAEVAVGLAIIVMIYRNIQSIDVGILNKLKW from the coding sequence ATGCAACAAATACCTGACGTTATCCGACAAATTCCGCTGAATTACTATGTGTGGTTCAGTACGGCACTGTTCTGTATCGGCATTATTGGCGTATTGACTCGCCGCAATGCTATCATTATCTTTATGTCAGTCGAATTGATGCTAAATGCAGCCAATCTTCTACTAGCAGCCTTTTCTTCTTACAAAGCCGACCCTTCAGGTCAGGTTTTTGTATTTTTCATTATGGCTGTTGCCGCAGCAGAAGTAGCTGTTGGATTAGCAATCATTGTCATGATTTATCGCAACATCCAATCTATAGATGTGGGTATTTTGAATAAATTAAAGTGGTAA
- the nuoL gene encoding NADH-quinone oxidoreductase subunit L: MSLAVLIPLFPLIGFLINGIGFRRVPKSLVGIIGSAAALASFACALSLFTSFSGQPEIAHVFDWITIGDLNIAMSFQIDQLSLLMLLIITGVGSLIHIYSIGYMHHDEGFGKFFAFLNLFLFFMLLLVLGSNYVVMFIGWEGVGLCSYLLIGFWNKNTNYGNAARKAFIMNRIGDLGFLLGIFLIISHFGTIEYTEVFSKVAEGGYESGDKTLMFITLLLFVGAMGKSAQIPLYTWLPDAMAGPTPVSALIHAATMVTAGIYMIIRSNILYSLSPDTLEVIGWVGLATAILAASIGLLQNDIKKVLAYSTVSQLGYMFMGLGVMAYSSSFFHVMTHAFFKALLFLGAGSVIHAMSDEQDIRSMGGLRKKLPITFLTFLIATIAISGIPPFAGFFSKDEILAHVYEHNKIMWVFAVIGSMMTSFYMFRLLFLTFFGEFRGTHEQEHHLHESPITMTAPLMILAVLSAVGGFFNLPHIFGGHASLAEFMAPLFAQAHGAAHEVDESTEKMLMAVSVVAAVVSAAVAYVMYISKKAVPEADGTESGLQKVVYNKFYIDELYDSLFVKPITVLSNFFYSTIEFLVIDLIVEGIGKLVKGLSAEVRLLQNGTTGYYIFAMVVSIAVILAWSLRAFILG; the protein is encoded by the coding sequence ATGTCATTAGCAGTACTTATCCCTCTTTTTCCACTAATTGGTTTCCTCATCAACGGAATTGGATTCCGTCGAGTTCCCAAATCATTAGTTGGTATCATCGGTTCGGCAGCGGCATTAGCCTCTTTTGCCTGTGCTCTTAGCCTTTTTACGAGTTTCTCGGGACAGCCCGAAATAGCTCATGTATTTGACTGGATTACGATTGGCGACCTGAACATCGCAATGTCCTTTCAGATTGACCAGCTTTCTTTGTTAATGTTGCTCATTATCACAGGCGTTGGTTCATTGATTCACATCTACTCGATTGGCTATATGCACCACGACGAAGGTTTTGGGAAGTTTTTTGCTTTCTTAAACCTTTTCTTGTTCTTCATGCTCTTGTTGGTATTGGGTTCAAACTACGTTGTGATGTTTATTGGCTGGGAAGGTGTTGGGCTTTGTTCTTATTTGCTCATTGGTTTCTGGAACAAAAATACCAACTACGGAAATGCCGCTCGCAAAGCTTTTATTATGAACCGTATCGGTGACTTAGGCTTTTTGCTAGGTATTTTCTTAATCATATCTCATTTTGGTACAATTGAATACACCGAAGTATTCAGCAAAGTAGCAGAAGGTGGTTATGAATCTGGCGATAAAACGTTGATGTTTATCACATTACTCCTTTTTGTAGGGGCAATGGGTAAATCAGCTCAAATTCCATTGTACACTTGGCTTCCAGACGCAATGGCTGGCCCTACGCCAGTGTCGGCTCTTATCCACGCAGCTACAATGGTAACAGCGGGTATTTATATGATTATTCGCTCAAATATTTTGTACAGTTTGTCGCCTGATACCCTCGAAGTAATTGGATGGGTTGGTCTTGCAACAGCTATTTTGGCTGCTTCTATTGGTTTACTCCAAAATGATATTAAAAAGGTTTTGGCCTATTCTACGGTATCGCAGTTAGGGTATATGTTTATGGGTCTTGGGGTAATGGCTTATTCTTCGTCATTTTTCCATGTAATGACTCACGCTTTCTTCAAAGCCTTGTTGTTCTTGGGGGCAGGTTCTGTGATTCACGCAATGTCCGACGAACAAGATATTCGCTCGATGGGTGGGCTTCGTAAAAAACTCCCTATTACTTTCCTGACGTTCTTGATTGCTACAATTGCTATTTCTGGTATTCCTCCATTTGCGGGTTTTTTCTCGAAAGATGAAATTTTGGCTCATGTATATGAGCATAACAAAATCATGTGGGTATTTGCTGTAATTGGCTCAATGATGACTTCATTCTATATGTTCAGATTGTTGTTCTTGACATTCTTTGGTGAATTTAGAGGAACACACGAGCAAGAGCATCATTTGCATGAATCGCCAATTACAATGACAGCTCCATTGATGATACTAGCGGTATTGTCGGCTGTTGGTGGATTCTTTAATTTACCCCACATTTTTGGAGGACACGCTAGTCTTGCCGAGTTTATGGCACCATTGTTTGCACAAGCACACGGTGCTGCACACGAAGTAGACGAGTCTACCGAAAAGATGTTGATGGCTGTTTCGGTAGTAGCAGCAGTGGTTTCGGCAGCAGTGGCTTATGTTATGTATATCAGCAAAAAAGCTGTGCCAGAAGCCGATGGTACTGAAAGTGGTTTACAAAAAGTGGTTTACAATAAATTTTATATTGATGAGCTGTACGACTCATTGTTTGTGAAACCAATTACAGTTTTATCCAACTTCTTCTATTCGACCATCGAGTTCTTGGTAATCGACCTTATAGTAGAAGGCATTGGAAAACTTGTTAAAGGGCTTTCGGCAGAAGTTAGATTATTGCAGAATGGTACTACAGGGTATTATATTTTCGCTATGGTAGTATCTATTGCAGTAATATTAGCTTGGAGCTTGCGAGCTTTTATATTGGGCTAA
- a CDS encoding complex I subunit 4 family protein, translating to MLTLTLILLPIFAGLVTLTTKGENAKVLALAAALAELALGAYTYYTFVPDATTQFGASYNWIASAGIKFSVGIDGISLILVSLTTLLVPFIILSTFKINYKNPSTFYALILFMQAALVGVFTAKDAFVFYFFFEAALIPIYFIAAIWGGENRIKVTFKFFVYTLFGSLFMLLALVYLYLKTPTHTSEITALYDAAKLLDASQQGYLFWAFFIAFAIKMPLFPFHTWQPDTYVEAPTAGTMLLSGIMLKMGTYGLIRILLPTVPLGVQAWGNTAVILSVIGIVYGSIIAIQQKDMKRLIAYSSFAHVGLMSAGIFASNLDGIQGALIQMLAHGINVVGLFFIVEIIQQRTKSRELERLGGITQTTPQLTVLFIIIMLGSVALPLTNGFVGEFLLLKGVYEYNAWIGAVAGLTIILGAVYMLRLVQKSMFGTTTTLTEGFEDLGFTERATLLPIAVLVIVLGIAPNAILKVSEPAVSQLLLIINK from the coding sequence ATGTTAACACTTACACTAATACTTCTTCCCATTTTCGCAGGGTTAGTAACCTTAACCACGAAAGGAGAAAATGCAAAAGTTCTGGCATTAGCAGCCGCATTGGCTGAGTTGGCTCTTGGGGCATATACATACTATACTTTTGTTCCTGATGCCACCACACAGTTTGGGGCATCTTACAACTGGATAGCATCGGCAGGCATTAAGTTTTCTGTTGGAATAGATGGCATAAGCCTCATTTTGGTGAGCCTTACAACCTTGTTGGTGCCATTCATTATTTTATCCACATTTAAGATTAACTACAAAAACCCATCTACATTTTATGCGTTGATTTTGTTTATGCAAGCTGCATTGGTAGGTGTATTTACAGCAAAAGACGCATTTGTGTTTTACTTCTTCTTTGAAGCTGCTCTTATTCCTATTTATTTTATTGCGGCTATTTGGGGTGGCGAAAACAGAATCAAGGTTACTTTCAAGTTTTTTGTTTATACCTTATTTGGTTCTCTATTTATGTTGTTAGCATTGGTATATTTATACCTCAAAACCCCAACACATACTTCAGAGATTACGGCCTTGTACGATGCCGCCAAGCTATTGGATGCTTCACAGCAAGGGTATTTGTTCTGGGCATTCTTTATTGCTTTTGCTATCAAAATGCCTCTATTCCCATTCCATACTTGGCAACCCGATACTTACGTAGAAGCTCCTACAGCAGGCACAATGCTTCTTTCGGGTATTATGCTAAAAATGGGTACTTATGGTTTAATCAGAATCTTGTTGCCAACTGTTCCACTTGGGGTACAGGCTTGGGGCAATACAGCCGTTATTTTGTCGGTAATTGGTATTGTTTACGGTTCGATTATTGCCATTCAGCAAAAAGATATGAAGCGTTTGATTGCTTATTCATCATTTGCTCACGTAGGATTGATGTCGGCAGGTATTTTTGCTAGTAACCTAGACGGTATACAAGGGGCTTTAATCCAAATGCTTGCTCACGGAATCAATGTAGTTGGTTTGTTTTTTATCGTTGAGATTATTCAGCAACGTACTAAATCAAGAGAATTAGAACGTTTGGGAGGTATCACTCAGACTACGCCACAACTCACAGTTCTTTTCATTATTATTATGTTGGGGTCGGTAGCATTACCACTTACCAATGGTTTTGTAGGCGAGTTTTTACTCTTGAAAGGTGTTTATGAATACAATGCTTGGATTGGTGCTGTAGCAGGTTTAACAATCATTTTAGGGGCAGTTTATATGCTACGTTTGGTACAAAAATCAATGTTTGGTACAACAACAACCCTCACAGAAGGCTTTGAAGATTTGGGCTTTACAGAACGAGCCACTCTTTTACCTATCGCCGTGTTGGTTATTGTACTAGGTATTGCTCCAAATGCTATTTTGAAAGTTTCAGAACCAGCAGTGAGCCAATTGTTATTAATCATAAATAAGTAA
- a CDS encoding NADH-quinone oxidoreductase subunit N, with the protein MNAIIALSLFGIANLFLGFLNNRKILLPATLLFILVALGLNLADWNHEYYWFNNMLKTNNLSINFASVILISAALVACISRSFGDDEEHTHPAEYYAVMLFSVVGAIMMVTFQNLIMLFVGLEILSVAMYVLTGSDKRNLRSNEAALKYFLMGSFATGILLFGIALVYGATGSFDINGIGIMVAQAKQQDILLSPSGPILYAGITLIFVGLLFKVSAAPFHFWTPDVYDGAPSLFTAFMSTVVKTAGVAATYRLLSISFPSVYGLWGNPLVYIVCLTLIIGNISAVYQVSFKRMLAYSSISHAGYLLITVLAKTPNTNASILFYSLAYSIATISAFAVLILVSEAKAKAGKPDESFNALNGLSTNNPFLAFVLAVSMLSLAGIPLTAGFFGKFFIFSDAFSNVSSLFKGILVIAVLMSAVGVYYYFKPIIAAYLKKGDLEKIEISPIYKLTLIITTALTILLGIAPDLVKNIF; encoded by the coding sequence ATGAACGCAATTATAGCTTTATCACTTTTCGGTATCGCCAATTTGTTTTTAGGGTTTTTAAATAACCGTAAAATCTTATTGCCAGCCACACTACTTTTTATTCTAGTTGCCCTAGGCTTAAACCTTGCAGATTGGAATCATGAATATTATTGGTTCAACAATATGTTGAAGACCAATAATCTTTCTATCAATTTTGCCTCTGTGATTTTAATATCGGCTGCCTTGGTGGCTTGTATTTCAAGAAGCTTTGGCGATGATGAAGAACACACCCACCCTGCCGAATACTACGCTGTTATGTTGTTCTCGGTAGTTGGGGCTATCATGATGGTTACTTTCCAAAATCTTATTATGTTATTTGTAGGCTTAGAGATTTTGTCGGTAGCAATGTATGTTTTGACAGGTTCAGACAAAAGAAATCTTCGCTCGAATGAAGCAGCCCTTAAATATTTCTTAATGGGGTCTTTTGCGACGGGTATTCTTTTGTTTGGTATTGCCTTGGTTTATGGTGCTACAGGTTCGTTCGATATCAATGGTATTGGCATAATGGTAGCCCAAGCCAAACAGCAAGATATTCTATTGTCACCATCGGGCCCTATTTTGTATGCTGGCATTACGTTGATATTTGTTGGCTTATTGTTTAAGGTATCGGCTGCTCCTTTCCACTTCTGGACACCAGATGTATATGATGGTGCACCTAGCTTATTTACAGCTTTTATGTCGACAGTAGTAAAAACAGCGGGTGTAGCTGCAACTTACCGTTTGTTATCCATTTCGTTTCCATCGGTATATGGCTTATGGGGAAATCCATTGGTTTATATTGTATGCTTAACCTTGATAATCGGCAATATTTCGGCAGTATATCAAGTAAGTTTCAAGCGAATGTTGGCCTATTCAAGTATTTCACATGCTGGTTATTTATTGATTACGGTACTGGCCAAAACGCCAAATACTAATGCTTCTATTTTGTTTTATTCATTAGCTTATTCGATTGCTACAATCTCGGCGTTTGCTGTTTTGATTTTGGTATCTGAGGCTAAAGCCAAAGCAGGTAAGCCTGATGAAAGTTTTAATGCTCTCAATGGCTTATCTACCAACAACCCTTTCCTAGCATTTGTACTAGCAGTATCTATGCTTTCATTGGCGGGTATTCCACTTACTGCAGGTTTCTTTGGTAAATTCTTTATCTTTAGCGATGCCTTCAGCAATGTATCGAGTTTGTTTAAAGGAATCCTTGTAATTGCAGTATTGATGTCTGCAGTTGGGGTATATTATTATTTCAAGCCTATTATTGCCGCATATTTGAAAAAAGGAGATTTAGAGAAAATCGAAATTTCTCCTATTTATAAATTAACATTGATCATAACTACAGCCTTAACGATACTCTTAGGTATTGCTCCAGACTTGGTTAAAAATATTTTCTAA
- a CDS encoding GtrA family protein — MSNSKQSKLLNKKDFIAYFLVAGTGAIVQLVSGSILRNNLNLSYGASVSYGYIISFFVGFTLTKMFAFDARNSNQTRREMVKFMMVAAGSWGVTWFFAVGSLSFVNNLFKDNIVELPIIHKTINANELGCQVVGMGFSFIFNYIMHKTFTFKSTGFYNRLKKFIK; from the coding sequence GTGTCAAATTCAAAACAATCGAAACTACTTAATAAAAAAGACTTCATTGCCTATTTTTTAGTAGCTGGAACAGGAGCTATTGTTCAACTGGTGTCGGGTAGTATTTTAAGAAATAACCTCAATTTATCGTATGGTGCATCGGTGTCTTATGGGTATATCATTTCGTTTTTTGTAGGATTTACTCTCACCAAAATGTTTGCCTTTGATGCCCGAAACTCTAATCAAACACGCCGTGAAATGGTGAAGTTTATGATGGTAGCGGCAGGCTCTTGGGGAGTAACCTGGTTTTTTGCGGTCGGCTCTTTGTCATTTGTCAATAACCTTTTCAAAGATAACATAGTTGAATTACCTATTATTCACAAAACTATTAATGCCAACGAATTAGGCTGTCAAGTAGTAGGAATGGGCTTTAGTTTTATTTTCAACTATATCATGCACAAAACCTTCACTTTTAAAAGTACAGGCTTTTATAATAGACTCAAAAAGTTCATTAAATAG
- a CDS encoding SprT-like domain-containing protein: MNKEYITFEKYFPPKAVTYCFELWKQHRFQFKITKPRQTKLGDYSFRKDKGHQITVNGNLNPYAFSITYIHEVAHLVTFQQYKRKKDPHGKEWKNNFKKLFEPILTLDVFPESILQPLTMYLQNPSASTQGCVPLTNALRSFDELPHIDNQHVPLTSLAVGESFLVNGKKFVKGELRRTRFLCTDPHSGKRYVVSANALVKKL, translated from the coding sequence ATGAACAAGGAATATATCACATTTGAAAAATATTTTCCTCCTAAGGCCGTAACTTACTGTTTTGAGCTGTGGAAACAACACCGATTCCAATTCAAAATAACCAAGCCAAGGCAAACAAAATTAGGAGATTACAGCTTCAGAAAAGATAAAGGGCATCAAATTACAGTCAATGGTAATCTCAACCCTTACGCTTTTAGTATTACATACATCCATGAAGTGGCTCATCTGGTAACTTTCCAACAATACAAAAGAAAAAAAGACCCGCATGGAAAAGAATGGAAAAATAATTTTAAAAAGCTTTTTGAACCAATATTAACCCTCGATGTATTTCCAGAATCTATTTTACAACCTTTGACAATGTACCTTCAGAACCCCTCTGCCAGTACACAAGGGTGTGTACCTCTCACAAATGCTCTCCGCAGCTTTGACGAATTACCCCATATCGACAATCAGCATGTACCACTAACAAGCCTAGCTGTAGGCGAGAGCTTTTTGGTCAATGGTAAAAAATTTGTCAAGGGAGAATTAAGACGTACTCGCTTTTTGTGTACCGACCCCCACAGTGGCAAGCGATATGTAGTGTCGGCCAATGCTTTGGTAAAAAAACTATAA